A single uncultured Methanolobus sp. DNA region contains:
- a CDS encoding DUF4405 domain-containing protein, with protein MNRTKMNYYIDIILTILFIVVAITGFVLYLAIPTGVRQGRYQEFIGITKATWTLAHNKSAILLTLLTGLHFVLHQRWMCCMTRNLFKKDGEQENTECELINI; from the coding sequence ATGAACAGAACAAAAATGAATTATTACATAGACATAATATTAACGATATTGTTTATTGTTGTTGCAATTACAGGTTTTGTACTGTATCTTGCCATCCCCACAGGCGTACGGCAGGGAAGATACCAGGAATTCATAGGCATAACAAAAGCAACATGGACACTTGCCCACAACAAATCTGCCATTCTGCTGACATTACTTACAGGTCTTCATTTTGTCCTGCATCAAAGATGGATGTGCTGCATGACAAGAAATCTGTTCAAAAAAGATGGAGAACAAGAAAATACAGAATGCGAACTCATTAATATTTAA
- a CDS encoding response regulator, translating to MHHRDKVLIVDDEQAIVELMGLYLKSDYDVIPAYSGQEALDKVKAEKPDIILLDVMMPDMNGYEVCRVLKTSVETQFLPVVMVTALSGKDDRIKGIEVGADEFLGKPVNRLELVTRVKSLLRIKHLQDKVLAERNEAMNYLDIAGFVVFVLDNDMKINLVNRKGNEVLGYDEFELIGHDFVKFLLPEGKGAELQDEFSKVISGESEPPEYAEHIVLTKDGKEIPMRWYDVVLRDNDGAITGILRSGEDLSKFE from the coding sequence ATGCACCACAGGGATAAAGTACTCATTGTTGATGACGAGCAGGCCATAGTAGAGCTAATGGGACTTTACCTTAAATCAGATTATGATGTAATTCCTGCATATAGTGGGCAGGAGGCACTGGATAAGGTAAAGGCCGAAAAGCCGGATATTATTCTGCTTGATGTGATGATGCCTGATATGAATGGGTATGAGGTATGCAGGGTTTTAAAGACCTCTGTGGAAACACAGTTCCTGCCAGTGGTGATGGTTACTGCATTGTCTGGAAAGGATGATCGTATCAAGGGTATTGAGGTCGGTGCGGATGAGTTCCTTGGTAAACCTGTCAATCGTCTTGAACTTGTGACCAGAGTAAAATCCCTTCTGCGTATAAAACACCTTCAAGATAAGGTTCTGGCAGAGAGGAACGAGGCAATGAACTATCTTGATATTGCAGGTTTTGTTGTTTTTGTACTCGATAATGACATGAAGATCAATCTTGTGAACCGTAAAGGTAACGAGGTATTGGGTTACGATGAGTTCGAGCTCATTGGTCATGATTTTGTTAAATTCCTTTTGCCTGAAGGCAAAGGCGCAGAACTTCAGGATGAGTTTTCTAAGGTCATCTCCGGCGAATCAGAGCCGCCCGAATATGCAGAACATATTGTCCTTACCAAGGATGGAAAAGAAATTCCCATGCGCTGGTATGATGTTGTCCTGAGGGACAACGATGGGGCTATTACGGGTATTCTGCGTTCCGGGGAAGATCTGAGTAAATTTGAGTGA
- a CDS encoding TIGR00303 family protein translates to MDKLSPEKVRLPEKPLFVCVLGNTETAYIEGLSAAGKTAKLTDYTPAGDAEVLETGTIIDIPILPMTPPYDTPTPALITRAALTITGVPHIFVNSGLKVLPAKQVPLVDVGGKPGDDIRKPVAVHNVQEAFDNAFKLGEKLAKGHDLVMIGESIPAGTTTANALLQALGYDGNVSSSSDANPLTLKKEVVKEALVSSGITFGSLREDPLKAIASVGDPMMVAVAGITAGLGDTPVILAGGTQMASIFAAVKHMGYPTDNIKIVTTSYVVRDETANFVELVNEIGADYEGADPEFGKSSFKGLQQYEVGFVKEGVGAGGAIYLTAMYGYSMEELRSKIEQLCDELCKFGDLARVAGEDI, encoded by the coding sequence ATGGATAAGTTATCACCTGAAAAAGTCCGGTTACCTGAAAAACCGTTGTTCGTCTGTGTTCTTGGAAATACGGAGACTGCATATATAGAAGGTCTTTCCGCAGCAGGAAAGACTGCAAAGCTGACAGACTATACGCCTGCCGGTGATGCAGAGGTCCTTGAGACAGGAACTATCATTGATATTCCTATCTTACCTATGACTCCTCCTTATGACACACCTACTCCTGCACTCATTACGCGTGCAGCTCTTACGATAACAGGTGTCCCTCATATATTTGTGAATTCAGGTCTGAAGGTGCTTCCGGCTAAACAGGTTCCTCTTGTTGATGTAGGGGGAAAGCCAGGTGATGATATCAGAAAGCCGGTAGCTGTGCATAATGTACAGGAAGCTTTTGATAATGCTTTCAAACTTGGAGAGAAACTTGCAAAGGGGCATGATCTCGTTATGATCGGTGAAAGTATCCCTGCGGGAACTACCACTGCAAATGCATTACTGCAGGCGCTTGGTTATGACGGGAACGTTAGCAGCAGTTCCGATGCAAATCCTCTGACCCTTAAAAAAGAGGTTGTGAAAGAGGCTCTGGTCTCATCAGGGATCACGTTCGGTTCCCTGCGTGAGGATCCTCTTAAGGCAATAGCTTCTGTGGGCGACCCGATGATGGTTGCGGTTGCAGGGATTACCGCAGGTCTGGGCGACACTCCTGTTATCCTTGCAGGCGGAACCCAGATGGCATCGATATTCGCTGCCGTTAAACACATGGGCTATCCGACTGACAATATTAAGATAGTAACTACAAGTTACGTGGTTCGTGATGAAACTGCCAATTTTGTGGAACTGGTCAATGAGATCGGTGCAGATTATGAAGGAGCTGATCCTGAATTTGGAAAGTCTTCATTCAAAGGTCTGCAGCAGTATGAGGTCGGTTTTGTGAAAGAGGGTGTAGGTGCAGGTGGCGCTATCTACCTCACGGCCATGTATGGATATTCAATGGAAGAGTTACGCTCAAAGATCGAGCAACTTTGCGATGAGCTGTGCAAATTCGGGGATCTTGCCCGGGTTGCCGGCGAAGATATATAA
- the proS gene encoding proline--tRNA ligase: MAEQEKDAALPSKENFSEWYNDLLLKGEIMDVRYPVKGLYVWFPFGFNIRRNVYDIMRRLLDKDHQETMFPLLIPENEFMKEAEHIKGFEDEVYWVTHGGLSPLDVKLALRPTSETAIYPMYKLWIRSHADMPLKLYQIVNTFRYETKHTRPLIRLREITSFKEAHTVHATWDDAAAQVDEAIRIYTEFYRQLAVPVLASKRPDWDKFPGADYTIATDALMPDGKTLQVGTAHHLGDNFAKTFDIKYEDAEGEQVYAHQTCYGVSERSIAALISMHGDDKGLVLPPAVAPVQVVIIPIIFKKAEGVLEACEELMSKLEAKGIRVKMDASDDRPGAKYYKWEMKGVPVRLELGPRDLQNNAAMLARRDTGEKQQVSLDGIVEEVSSMLDNIHDSLYEKAKESVYSRVFDCECLDDVKENLPKGIAKIFWCGNKECGLKLEEEIGAGILGIPTDQEECKGKCPVCGADADTKVYVARTY, translated from the coding sequence ATGGCAGAGCAAGAAAAAGATGCTGCACTTCCTTCTAAAGAGAATTTCAGTGAATGGTATAACGATCTGCTCTTAAAGGGCGAGATCATGGATGTACGTTATCCTGTAAAGGGACTTTATGTATGGTTCCCATTTGGATTCAACATCAGAAGAAACGTTTATGATATTATGCGCAGGTTGCTTGATAAAGACCATCAGGAAACCATGTTCCCACTTCTCATTCCTGAAAATGAGTTCATGAAAGAGGCAGAGCACATAAAAGGATTTGAAGACGAGGTTTACTGGGTAACTCATGGAGGTCTTTCCCCTCTTGATGTGAAACTTGCGCTCCGTCCAACCAGTGAGACTGCTATCTATCCAATGTACAAGCTCTGGATAAGGTCACATGCGGACATGCCACTTAAGCTCTATCAGATAGTCAACACCTTCAGGTATGAGACAAAACACACACGTCCTCTTATCAGGCTTCGTGAGATTACTTCATTTAAGGAGGCTCACACAGTCCACGCTACATGGGATGATGCGGCAGCACAGGTCGATGAAGCTATCAGGATATACACTGAGTTCTATCGCCAGCTTGCCGTGCCTGTACTTGCATCCAAAAGACCTGACTGGGATAAATTCCCTGGTGCAGATTATACTATCGCAACCGATGCACTGATGCCTGATGGAAAGACTCTTCAGGTAGGCACTGCCCACCACCTTGGTGACAATTTCGCAAAGACCTTCGATATAAAATATGAGGATGCAGAGGGTGAACAGGTCTATGCTCATCAGACATGTTACGGAGTTTCAGAGCGTTCCATAGCTGCTCTTATTTCCATGCACGGGGATGACAAGGGTCTGGTTCTTCCGCCAGCAGTAGCTCCTGTTCAGGTTGTCATTATTCCTATTATCTTCAAGAAGGCTGAAGGTGTCCTTGAAGCATGTGAAGAATTAATGAGCAAACTTGAGGCAAAGGGAATCCGTGTCAAGATGGATGCCAGCGACGACCGACCGGGTGCCAAGTATTACAAGTGGGAAATGAAAGGTGTGCCTGTAAGGTTGGAACTTGGTCCAAGGGATCTTCAGAACAATGCAGCCATGCTTGCACGTCGTGACACAGGAGAGAAACAGCAAGTGTCCCTAGACGGTATTGTGGAAGAAGTATCCTCAATGCTGGATAATATTCATGATTCACTTTACGAAAAGGCAAAGGAAAGTGTTTATTCACGTGTATTTGACTGTGAGTGCCTTGATGATGTCAAAGAAAATCTTCCAAAAGGCATCGCAAAGATCTTCTGGTGTGGTAACAAGGAATGCGGCCTGAAACTCGAAGAGGAAATAGGCGCAGGAATACTTGGAATACCAACTGATCAGGAAGAGTGTAAGGGCAAGTGTCCTGTATGTGGCGCAGATGCTGACACCAAAGTGTATGTCGCAAGGACATACTGA
- a CDS encoding ZPR1 zinc finger domain-containing protein, with the protein MSENDPCQKFVTRTSCPLCHEELIISWQGDEIPYFGEVMYITASCNCSFRFADTLILSQKEPMRYELLVEGLEDLNSRVVRSTSGTIRIPELGIDVEPGSISESYITNIEGVLDRILKVVITATKWSESDGDEEKQLRGLEIQNILRDVIEGQRPLTVVIEDPFGNSAIISEKVKSCVLAPEEAGCLKTGMIVFDANSSEMELDASDSEHRITD; encoded by the coding sequence TTGAGCGAAAACGATCCCTGTCAGAAATTTGTAACCAGGACATCATGTCCACTCTGCCATGAAGAGCTGATAATAAGCTGGCAGGGTGATGAAATTCCTTATTTTGGTGAGGTAATGTACATTACCGCATCATGTAATTGTAGTTTCAGGTTTGCTGACACTCTTATTCTTTCCCAGAAAGAGCCAATGCGCTATGAGCTGCTTGTGGAGGGCCTTGAGGACCTCAACAGCAGGGTTGTACGTTCAACATCAGGTACTATCAGGATACCTGAGCTTGGAATTGATGTTGAGCCCGGTTCAATATCAGAATCATACATAACCAATATTGAAGGTGTACTTGACAGGATCCTTAAGGTCGTCATTACTGCTACGAAATGGTCAGAGTCAGATGGTGATGAAGAAAAGCAATTGCGTGGTCTTGAAATCCAGAATATCCTCAGGGATGTAATTGAAGGGCAAAGACCACTAACCGTTGTCATAGAGGATCCTTTCGGCAATAGTGCAATCATTTCTGAAAAGGTAAAATCATGTGTACTTGCTCCCGAAGAGGCCGGCTGTCTTAAGACTGGCATGATAGTCTTTGATGCAAATTCCTCCGAGATGGAACTGGATGCAAGTGATTCAGAGCACCGCATCACTGATTGA
- the sepF gene encoding cell division protein SepF, with product MANIVNKLFGGSSKSSTTEDEYTELDLTKYEEVMDDEPAETYIRVAELTNLNELTALKKEIYDGNIVMIDISNIKVDKLLLDRALKDLKEVVMDVHGDIAGIKEDQVLVTPTGIKIDRSKIIGGRY from the coding sequence ATGGCAAATATCGTTAACAAATTGTTTGGTGGCAGCAGCAAAAGCTCAACCACTGAGGATGAGTATACTGAACTTGACCTTACCAAGTACGAAGAGGTAATGGATGACGAGCCTGCAGAGACTTACATCCGTGTTGCAGAACTCACAAACCTCAATGAGCTGACCGCACTCAAAAAAGAGATCTATGATGGTAATATCGTAATGATAGATATCTCAAACATCAAGGTTGACAAGTTATTACTCGATCGTGCTTTGAAGGATCTCAAGGAAGTAGTAATGGACGTTCATGGCGATATCGCCGGTATCAAGGAAGACCAGGTTCTTGTAACTCCAACAGGTATCAAGATCGACAGGTCAAAGATCATCGGTGGCAGATATTGA
- a CDS encoding RNA-binding protein, whose protein sequence is MKIKSRVQLRKSAKNQLLSDVTSVFGDDVKQLENSKFETANIDDLSLILVDGEPLLFQINEFYFPTVRGVLKLGLMKNVVTVDSGAVRFVVNGADIMCPGIVAADDNIQEGDPVIIIEEAHSKPLAIGTALIPGAEMKGNTGKGVKSIHYVGDKLWNLDI, encoded by the coding sequence TTGAAAATAAAGTCCAGGGTACAGTTAAGGAAATCTGCAAAGAACCAGCTTTTAAGTGATGTTACATCTGTTTTCGGAGATGATGTAAAACAACTGGAAAACAGTAAGTTTGAAACAGCAAACATAGATGACTTGTCTCTTATACTGGTTGACGGTGAACCTTTGCTTTTCCAGATAAATGAATTCTACTTCCCTACTGTAAGGGGAGTGTTGAAGCTTGGCCTGATGAAGAATGTGGTAACGGTGGATTCCGGTGCCGTGCGTTTTGTGGTTAATGGTGCCGATATTATGTGTCCTGGTATAGTTGCTGCAGACGACAATATACAGGAAGGCGATCCGGTCATTATTATTGAGGAAGCTCACAGCAAACCTCTTGCCATTGGAACTGCACTTATTCCGGGTGCTGAGATGAAAGGAAACACAGGAAAAGGCGTGAAATCCATTCATTATGTAGGCGACAAGCTCTGGAATCTTGACATCTAA
- a CDS encoding valine--tRNA ligase, producing MTIPKEYDPHIIEPKWRDSWNMSMYHFDWKDNSRPQFIIDTPPPYPTGNFHIGNSLNWCYIDFVARYKRMCGFNVMFPQGWDCHGLPTEVKVEEIHGITKNEVPREEFRNMCRELTVGNIEKMRQTMLNLGFSTDWSNEFVTMEPEYYSKTQRSFRQMYDMDRLYQSEHPVNWCPRCETAIAFAEVEYDARETKLNFLHFDGLEIATTRPELLAACVAVVINPEDERYKQHIGSTVKVPLFGHEVKVIGDEAVDPSFGTGVVMICTFGDKQDVRWWLEHGLPLRKAIDKQGLMTEIAGKYKGMTIPECKQAIIEDLKKEGHLYEQKSLDQNVGMCWRCSTPIEILSERQWFIKIPNEEIAAAANEIEWLPEYMKVRLDNWNNTMEWDWCISRQRLFATPIPVWYCKECGEAMVAREEWMPIDPTTQQPPEACKCGCTEFEAEEDVLDTWMDSSITALHVSGWLTDHEMRLPTQLRPQGHDIIRTWAFYTILRSMSIQGKRPWDAILINGMVLGEDGHKMSKSLGNVISPEEVIKDYSADSFRQWAAIGGSPGSDVMFRWKDVVSASRFFAKMWSIYRFSMSHLEEYEHSDLDVSELKIVDRWLLSNLNRLIASVTDSMEKYQFDEAFKAVRGFTWDVLADNYIELVKARLYGDDEAGKKAARYTLYVSIDALSKMLAPFAPFFAEEMFSRIGEGSVHVQTWPQVCDSMIDADVEKSGEFIKEIASNVRRYKSEHGMALNAPLEKIEIYGSLDDLTDVLGATNSPVEMIAGEPDFEHVPVNVKPNMGMIGPKFRGQAKAIINALTEANPKKIADEVASGKVVVEVDGQTIELEPDCVEIEKEVVSAGRAVDVLDISGVPVVIIR from the coding sequence ATGACAATTCCAAAAGAATATGACCCACACATTATAGAGCCAAAATGGCGCGATTCATGGAACATGTCCATGTATCATTTTGACTGGAAAGACAACAGCAGACCCCAGTTCATCATTGATACGCCACCACCATATCCTACCGGAAATTTCCACATCGGTAACTCTCTTAACTGGTGTTACATCGACTTTGTTGCAAGATACAAGCGTATGTGCGGGTTCAATGTGATGTTCCCACAGGGCTGGGACTGTCACGGTCTTCCTACTGAGGTAAAGGTTGAGGAAATCCACGGCATCACAAAGAATGAGGTTCCAAGGGAAGAGTTCAGGAACATGTGCCGTGAGCTCACAGTTGGTAACATCGAGAAGATGAGACAAACTATGCTGAACCTTGGTTTCTCCACAGACTGGAGCAATGAGTTTGTGACAATGGAACCTGAGTACTATTCCAAGACCCAGAGGTCTTTCAGGCAGATGTATGACATGGACCGTCTCTATCAGTCTGAGCACCCTGTTAACTGGTGTCCAAGATGTGAAACTGCTATTGCTTTTGCAGAAGTTGAGTATGATGCAAGGGAAACAAAGCTCAATTTCCTGCACTTCGATGGTCTTGAGATAGCAACCACCAGGCCGGAATTGCTTGCAGCCTGTGTTGCAGTTGTTATCAATCCTGAAGATGAGCGTTACAAACAGCACATAGGTTCAACTGTAAAAGTCCCACTCTTTGGTCACGAGGTAAAGGTCATTGGTGATGAGGCAGTAGACCCATCATTTGGTACAGGTGTTGTTATGATCTGTACTTTCGGTGACAAGCAGGATGTCAGATGGTGGCTGGAGCATGGTCTTCCACTGCGTAAGGCAATTGATAAACAGGGTCTTATGACCGAGATTGCAGGCAAGTATAAGGGAATGACAATTCCTGAATGTAAGCAGGCAATTATTGAAGACCTGAAGAAAGAAGGTCATCTCTACGAGCAGAAATCACTGGATCAGAATGTCGGTATGTGCTGGAGATGCAGCACTCCTATTGAGATCCTTTCCGAACGCCAGTGGTTCATTAAGATCCCTAATGAAGAGATAGCTGCGGCAGCAAACGAGATCGAGTGGCTGCCAGAGTACATGAAGGTAAGACTTGACAACTGGAACAACACCATGGAATGGGACTGGTGTATATCCCGTCAGAGACTTTTCGCAACTCCTATTCCTGTATGGTATTGTAAGGAATGTGGTGAAGCAATGGTTGCAAGGGAGGAGTGGATGCCAATCGATCCAACAACACAGCAGCCACCAGAAGCCTGTAAATGTGGATGCACAGAATTCGAGGCAGAAGAGGATGTTCTGGACACATGGATGGACTCATCAATAACAGCTCTCCACGTTTCCGGCTGGCTCACAGATCATGAAATGAGACTTCCAACGCAACTTCGTCCACAGGGTCACGATATTATCAGGACATGGGCATTCTATACAATTCTCAGGTCGATGTCAATCCAGGGCAAGAGGCCATGGGATGCAATTCTCATTAACGGTATGGTCCTTGGTGAAGATGGTCACAAGATGAGCAAGTCACTTGGTAATGTCATCTCACCGGAAGAAGTAATTAAAGATTATAGTGCTGACTCTTTCAGGCAGTGGGCTGCGATCGGTGGTTCACCAGGTTCAGATGTAATGTTCCGCTGGAAGGATGTGGTTTCAGCATCAAGGTTCTTCGCAAAGATGTGGAGTATCTACAGGTTCAGCATGTCCCACCTTGAAGAATACGAGCACAGCGACCTTGATGTTTCAGAGCTTAAGATCGTTGACAGGTGGCTTTTGAGCAACCTCAACAGGCTCATAGCTTCAGTAACCGATTCAATGGAAAAATACCAGTTCGATGAGGCTTTCAAGGCTGTAAGGGGTTTCACATGGGATGTCCTTGCAGACAACTATATCGAGCTTGTAAAGGCACGTCTCTATGGTGACGATGAAGCAGGAAAGAAGGCTGCAAGGTACACTTTATATGTATCTATTGATGCGCTTTCAAAAATGCTTGCACCATTCGCTCCGTTCTTTGCAGAGGAAATGTTCTCACGCATAGGTGAGGGCAGTGTTCACGTTCAGACATGGCCGCAAGTTTGTGATTCAATGATCGATGCTGATGTGGAGAAATCCGGTGAGTTCATCAAGGAGATCGCAAGTAATGTCAGGCGCTACAAGTCCGAACATGGAATGGCACTGAACGCTCCTCTTGAGAAGATCGAGATCTACGGAAGTCTTGATGACCTGACCGATGTACTTGGAGCTACCAATTCTCCTGTAGAGATGATCGCAGGTGAACCTGACTTTGAACATGTTCCTGTGAATGTCAAGCCAAATATGGGAATGATCGGTCCAAAATTCAGGGGACAGGCCAAGGCAATCATCAATGCGCTTACAGAAGCAAATCCAAAGAAGATCGCAGATGAGGTTGCAAGTGGAAAGGTTGTCGTTGAAGTGGATGGCCAGACTATCGAGCTTGAGCCTGACTGTGTGGAGATCGAGAAAGAGGTAGTTTCTGCAGGAAGGGCAGTGGATGTTCTTGACATCAGCGGAGTTCCTGTTGTGATCATCAGGTAA
- a CDS encoding ferritin, with product MLSEKMVAALNGQINKEMYSAYLYMDMSAHCTHEGLDGFANWFMVQYQEEMTHAMKIYDYVNDQGGKVVLEAIEKPPESFGTPLEMFYATLEHEQFITRSIYDLVTLANEEKDYATQIFLQWFVTEQIEEEANDNELIAKLKLIGSDGNGLYMLDKELLTRVFTPPATTSE from the coding sequence ATGTTAAGCGAAAAGATGGTAGCAGCCCTCAATGGACAGATCAACAAAGAGATGTATTCAGCATATCTTTACATGGATATGTCAGCCCACTGCACTCACGAAGGACTTGACGGTTTTGCCAACTGGTTCATGGTCCAGTATCAGGAAGAAATGACCCATGCAATGAAGATCTATGATTATGTGAACGACCAGGGCGGAAAAGTTGTACTGGAAGCAATTGAAAAGCCACCGGAAAGCTTTGGAACTCCGCTTGAGATGTTTTACGCCACACTCGAACATGAGCAGTTCATCACAAGATCGATCTACGACCTGGTAACCCTGGCAAACGAAGAAAAGGACTATGCTACACAGATATTCCTCCAGTGGTTCGTAACAGAGCAGATCGAAGAAGAAGCAAACGATAACGAACTTATCGCAAAGCTCAAGCTCATAGGCAGTGATGGGAACGGCCTCTACATGCTTGACAAAGAGCTCCTGACAAGAGTGTTCACACCACCAGCTACAACAAGCGAGTAA
- a CDS encoding desulfoferrodoxin family protein encodes MEFEKALKGKDVEGKEKHVPEIDIIRGHGHAKADYVRVIVGKEVKHPNTVEHHISWVELYGITKDGKMVDFGRMNFEPVYTEPTASFHVNNIDDFKAFCALEYCNVHGLWKNCIEL; translated from the coding sequence ATGGAATTTGAGAAAGCACTTAAAGGAAAGGATGTTGAAGGTAAAGAGAAGCATGTCCCGGAAATTGACATCATCAGGGGACACGGTCATGCAAAAGCAGACTATGTACGTGTAATTGTCGGAAAGGAAGTAAAACACCCAAACACCGTTGAGCACCACATCTCATGGGTCGAGCTTTACGGAATTACAAAGGATGGCAAGATGGTAGACTTTGGAAGAATGAACTTCGAACCAGTTTACACCGAACCTACTGCTTCATTCCACGTAAACAACATTGACGACTTCAAGGCATTCTGCGCACTTGAATACTGTAATGTCCACGGCCTGTGGAAGAACTGTATAGAACTTTAA
- the ahbC gene encoding 12,18-didecarboxysiroheme deacetylase produces the protein MIGISKLYCRTVEPSDALRYGRDSKKLPSHLLQFSKDKKPVVVWNVTQRCNLRCVHCYAHSKDMEYKNELTTEEGKALIDDLADFGCPVILFSGGEPLMRKDLPELVSYARSKGIRAVISTNGTMITEEVAKKLKDIGLSYVGISLDGMRETNDKFRGIEGSFDKALQGLHNCQKEGIKVGLRFTINRHNVHDIPAIFDLMEKENIPRICFYHLVYSGRGSEMVNEDLSLEESRATVDLLMDKTRELHAKGLKAEVLTVDNHCDGPYIYMRLLKEDPERAAEVLELLNMNRGNSTGIGFGCVSWDGSVHPDQFWRHYTFGNVRDRKFSEIWRDTSDELMAGLKDRKPLIKENADRCAHCKWMDVCNGNFRVRAEAIYGNTWADDPACYLTKEEIGYDED, from the coding sequence ATGATAGGAATTTCAAAACTTTATTGCAGAACCGTGGAGCCTTCGGACGCGCTCAGATATGGGCGTGACTCTAAAAAACTCCCATCACATTTGCTCCAGTTCTCAAAGGATAAAAAACCCGTTGTAGTCTGGAATGTAACCCAGCGCTGCAACCTTCGCTGTGTCCATTGTTATGCTCATTCAAAGGACATGGAATACAAAAACGAACTTACAACCGAGGAAGGCAAGGCTCTCATAGACGACCTTGCAGATTTCGGTTGTCCTGTAATTCTTTTCTCAGGCGGTGAACCTCTCATGAGGAAAGACCTTCCTGAACTTGTGAGTTATGCACGTTCAAAAGGAATCAGGGCCGTAATATCAACAAACGGTACCATGATAACAGAAGAGGTCGCAAAGAAACTCAAGGATATTGGTCTTTCTTACGTTGGAATCTCTCTTGACGGCATGAGGGAAACAAATGACAAGTTCCGTGGAATTGAAGGCTCTTTTGATAAAGCGCTTCAGGGTCTGCATAACTGTCAGAAGGAAGGCATCAAGGTAGGACTGAGATTTACCATCAATCGCCATAATGTACATGACATTCCTGCAATATTTGACCTGATGGAAAAGGAGAACATTCCAAGGATCTGTTTCTATCACCTTGTATATTCAGGCCGTGGCTCTGAAATGGTAAACGAGGATCTGAGCCTTGAAGAAAGCCGTGCCACTGTTGACCTGCTTATGGACAAGACAAGAGAGCTTCACGCAAAAGGTCTGAAAGCTGAGGTTCTGACAGTGGATAACCACTGTGACGGTCCGTACATATATATGCGCCTTTTAAAAGAAGACCCTGAAAGGGCTGCAGAAGTTCTGGAATTGTTGAACATGAACAGAGGTAATTCGACAGGAATAGGCTTTGGCTGTGTGTCCTGGGATGGTTCTGTGCATCCTGATCAGTTCTGGAGACACTACACATTCGGTAATGTTAGGGACCGCAAGTTCAGCGAGATCTGGAGGGATACCAGCGATGAACTCATGGCAGGACTTAAGGACCGCAAACCTCTGATCAAGGAAAATGCTGACAGATGTGCCCACTGTAAATGGATGGATGTCTGTAACGGAAACTTCCGTGTAAGGGCGGAAGCTATCTATGGCAACACCTGGGCAGACGATCCTGCATGTTATCTTACCAAGGAAGAGATAGGTTACGACGAAGATTAG
- a CDS encoding uroporphyrinogen-III synthase produces the protein MTENSKRPVLAIMRPKRYLKDSVELAESMGFEPLAVPMIELEGMKDEFFDGFVERVMAERSDYVIFTSANGIDFTLNKIPADEHEKFIAALNSTKVIAIGPTTRKALDDMGINVLGMPGVYSSEGLVEYLCPDVKGKVIDTARSFYGSTLLIEGLKNCGAEVHETNVYTLTKPEGDEQEKFITRVLNGEIDVFAFTSSMMVRNFFEHAVDQSSKDKVIDIMNESIVAAIGIPTAKTIEEYGVKVSVTPGKFTFEAILKKVLDLLD, from the coding sequence TTGACCGAAAATTCCAAAAGACCTGTACTTGCTATAATGAGGCCAAAGCGTTACCTGAAAGATTCGGTAGAACTTGCAGAATCAATGGGTTTTGAACCCCTTGCAGTTCCAATGATTGAGCTTGAGGGCATGAAGGACGAGTTCTTCGATGGTTTTGTCGAAAGAGTAATGGCAGAAAGGTCGGATTATGTGATATTTACAAGTGCTAACGGCATAGATTTCACACTAAATAAGATACCTGCTGATGAGCATGAGAAGTTCATTGCTGCTCTTAATTCTACAAAAGTCATCGCCATAGGTCCGACTACCCGCAAGGCACTGGATGATATGGGTATAAATGTGCTTGGAATGCCGGGAGTTTATAGCTCCGAGGGTCTTGTAGAATATCTCTGTCCTGATGTAAAGGGTAAGGTCATTGATACTGCAAGAAGTTTCTACGGTTCGACACTTCTCATAGAAGGTCTGAAGAACTGCGGGGCTGAAGTTCATGAGACCAATGTCTATACCCTGACAAAACCCGAAGGTGACGAGCAGGAAAAATTCATCACTAGGGTTCTGAATGGTGAAATTGATGTGTTCGCATTCACAAGTTCCATGATGGTGCGCAATTTCTTTGAGCATGCTGTGGACCAGTCATCAAAGGATAAGGTAATAGATATCATGAACGAGTCCATTGTTGCAGCCATCGGTATACCCACTGCTAAGACTATTGAAGAGTATGGTGTGAAAGTTTCAGTTACTCCTGGGAAATTCACATTCGAGGCAATTCTTAAAAAAGTTCTGGATCTGCTTGACTAG